The genomic stretch AATCAAGCAATTCCGAATGAAGAATGGGTACAATACTCGAAACGATTTTCCCAATAGCATAGGTGggcacaatttttaataaattcaatcacatttttaaaatttttttgtgattgaatttattattagttCTTTGATTTTAGCTATTCTGTAATGGGTTGAATTGTTATTAGTGATGGATTAACTGTTCAGACTGATGTAGATCACATTGCTTTGATATGTAGAACAAAAGAACAATAGGATGGTTATGATCCTACACCCTGTCTTGCTATGAGCTAGAAGTAGCAGCCAATGAAGATACAGGACATAGATTGTTTAGTGATTaggaatcttttttctttttctagttggGAGTTATTAGCTTTTCATTTTTAGGATTATGCTTCTATTTAAGGAAGTCTTGTGGTATTATCGAATTAATTGGCGAACTTgattaatttactatttatttgtTGCTCATcttcttgttttgattttctctttgttttcttggCTTTAGTTCCTAATTTCAGTCACCATTACATTAGACCTCTTTCAAGCCCCTATTAATCTGTAAATCTATTTATAATCCCTTATACAAACCACTACCAATCAGCATTACGAATCCCCCAAAATATGTTATTGTTGATGGCTACTGTTCACATAACCTTGATTGCCTCtgattctttgttttcttccatTATATGAATCCAAAGGGAAGGGGTGGAGGAGAGTTTCTGGTGCCATCCTACCGTGGCTCGTCTTTCCTGGACCCGAAGGGAAGGGGTGGCTCAACCGGTTATGACAATGTGGTTGCATTGCATGCTGGAGGCAGAGTAGGTGAGGAGGAGCAAGAGCAAGCCCGAGACAGGGGAGGTGATTGGAGTGTTCGAGAGCATCCAGATTTGGGTGCCAAGGCCCCAAAAGATGTGAAGATCCAGGGGATCAGGTATGCACAGCTCCACTCATaggcccctttttttttcaacatatttTGCTCCAAGTGTAAGGTGTTGCTAAACAATTCCCTGTGACCAATTGCAGAAGCACTGAGATTATTATCCAGTTTGTATATTAATTATCCCACTTGAATAATTTCATCTAATCTTATCACCTTTCCCTAAttgaattattaattataatttcatTATATCTTCAAAAAATTTGTATACAAACAAGAGTGTGTGTGTCTGAGAGAgattgaacaaaaaaatcagTTCTATTTGAGAGACTCTTTGTGTATATtctgtttatatttgtttgtgtaaaaagTTATGATGTGTCATTGACTTTTTTGATCATCCTGACGGTTTTAGGTATTAAATTGCAGATTGCAAGAGCTGTGGACTTGAGAAGCTAACAATTTTAGATCATCAAGGGTGGGCATCAAAATCAGATTGCAAGAGCTGTAGCTGTTGTGAGCATTAAAACAGCTTCagcatttttataaaaagtatGTCAAAGAGCCGGGTTTGTTTTTGCCATATCTATAAGTGTTGTGTGGGAGATTGAACCTTGTCCAGTGTCCTGTATATACATGGTTGTATTGTATTTGAGCTTGTCATGTTCTTAATCCACACATTGTTTTCGGGAGTTCAAAATCCAATAGGtggttttataaaaaaaatattggctGCACAACAATTGGGCACATGCATTTAGAGACGTGAAAAttgctctaaaattttgatatatCTATTTGTGAATGTGTTCTTTTCCTTATTGTGTTGAAACCTTGAACTCCTGAGTATATATTTCAATAGATgacttaattttaaatgaagatTTGGATTTTTTCTATCACAATCAGGtgaatgattttatatatacccctaatttttgAATGCTTGTTCTGCAGGTTACAAAGGAGGTAGTCATTCTGTTTTGGATTTGTACTCGGTTATTCTATCTCTTGCCCATGCCTACTCTCTTCTTGTGAgttcaaccttttttttcttctttaatttataCTATAGGAGTGCCGTTTGAAAGAGTGTGCTTAAAGGACTCTCATTGCAAAACAGAAAGCTTTATTTGGTAATGTTCCCTTATACTACTGTGTCTTCANNNNNNNNNNNNNNNNNNNNNNNNNNNNNNNNNNNNNNNNNNNNNNNNNNNNNNNNNNNNNNNNNNNNNNNNNNNNNNNNNNNNNNNNNNNNNNNNNNNNTCACATTTTTTCTTGGCTTTGGCTTCCAGAGAGGGAACATTTTACTTCAACCATAAAATGGCTGCTGAAATTTACATAATTGATATCAACAAGAAAACAAGGGTGGAAATTTGGGTTCATAAGTCATCATGTCCAATCATGGATATACGATTATATATAGGGGTTGACAAGAACATggcccatttaattaattgtgtcaAATTCCTCAAACTTGACACAACTGTTTAACTAAATGCTTCGGCGCAACTTTCAAAATTCATTTAATAAACGATTCGTGTTGGATTGACACAGACACAAACTGTTTCAACTCATTTCAACCTTATTAATACAAATGGGTTGAGTTGTCactagggctgtaaatgagcaAGTTTGTTTGATAACCCACTCATATAAACTAGATcaaatttgatttgtttaataaatgagcCGATCTTGAGCACAAAATTAGGCTCGATTATTAAACAAGCTACACTCGTATAAACTTGTCTCGACTTGTATAAACTtgtataatttcatttttattattttttatcatatttttttaatttcacaattCGAACATCTCAAGTAAAGATGAATTCTCTTCctaatataatagatataacTTATATTATAGTTATTGTGAGTCttaatatagatatatatgtgtttgtgtgtatATGTATAAATACATGTGATTGTGCATAATGAATTCATATACATACTAtataaaacatacatataagctcgagattagattatttaagattcaagttaatttatttaattaactcaaatgataaaactGGAAcagtaattaattaactaatatttAGTATGGATTTAcgaaaaaataaacaatcatgaTCTTTACTttatataagaaataaatagGTTAGCTGAGCAGCTCGTGAACAAGCTCAAGTTCGatcgaaaaataaatgagtcaaTCTTGAACAAATTAACTGGTTCGGTGATAACCTCGAGCTTTGCTTGTTttcgaaataaaattaaatgaactgAGCTTGAACATTTAATACTCGGCTCGATTACAGCCTTAGTTGACACAAATACTTGATTTGacctaattaacataatttcatATCTTACAAGCataaattatatcaattatgCACATTCATGACTCGATTCATGACAATCAATTTGATAATCGATATCATAAccataattatatactttagatttttaagggtaaaaatataatttaattatacgGGTTATGTGGGTTAATTGCGGGTTGACACGAATTTGACTCGTTTATTAATTCTGTCTAACCAGGTTGACTTGATTTGATCCTAACCCTCTAATTTCATATTGAGTTTGTGTTGGGTTGTATTAGACATTGCCAGCCTTACAATGTAATGTACATTGAATCATATTTAGTTGGCCTGACATATCTTTCCAAGACATTATATAACCAGAGAAACCATAATGTTTTTACCATGTtccatttaataaattaagttctACAACTCATAATAAAAGTAGGAAGGCAAACAAATTGATTCTGAATCAGAAAAATGGAATGCAAATGTGCATTAGATGATTGGCAAATATATGAGTAAAATGATAACTTCTTATATGTTCTCACTTCtcagaaagaaaatgatttaaAGCAGACACCAAGAAGTTTACCTTCACAAGATTTTTTTGCATGTTATTTCGATAGTATATAGCTATCATGCGTTTGCACAACTGCCACGGAACTGAATGTAGATCGATTCCAATTTTCTGGTCCCAAAACTTGTGTGCTTCTTCTGCTATTAGTTCTAGATTTAATTGCaggatttttgtttcatttattaGGTACGAGTAATTATCTTCATTTGGAGGATTATAGAGCCttgagttttgaattttattttatgattggTAGTTTTATTCTATATTGAGATTTGGGATGTCTTGGTGATATCGTCTTAGCTGGCattgatttttggttttatttggtttagatTTCTGCGAAGACTCTCTCAGGTTGTTTTTGTAATTGTAGAAATGGAGCAAGGGTAAGCAAAAGGAGAAGGTGAACAACATGGTTCTGTTCGATCAGGCGACTTATGACAAGCTTCTTACTGAAGCTCCCAAGTTCAAGCTTGTCACACCATCCATCTTGTCTGATCGGTTGAGGGTATGTTAGAGATGTCACACCATCCACTTTTTGTGGGATTGTTCTTTTCTCTAAGAAGGAAAATGTAGATGTCTTGGTGTTCTAGTTTTAAAGGCCGAGTACTTCTCTTTTCTCCCTTGTCAATTACCCCACTGCTATTTGTTCTTCTGTAATTaagattttgcttttctttgttATCCTATTTATCAGAAGAATAAATTCATGCCTTTCTGTAATTAATGTAGTATAGCAAATAAGTTGTTAAACCATTCTAATCTTCTCTTTTGTTGTTGGAAAAGAATAAGTAGATAGGGATAGAAAATGCTTCCAATAGGCCATAGTTTCTGATGATAAGAAATGaacaatataaattaatgtTATGCAATACATAGAATCTGAAGCATTTGCAACAATTTAAATTGCTTCATTGTAGTTGATACATTTGAATTTAATATTCGAAACAAGTTGCTTTGCTTGCCATTAGTTAAgggataaatttaattttacctAATGATTATGGTTGATTAATGATTCTCTTTTTTATTACCTAATTTCAGATTAGTGGATCTCTAGCACGCAGAGCAATTAAGGATTTGATGGCCAGGGGTGCCATCAGGATGATCTCTTCTCATGCCAGTCAGCAGATCTACACTAGGGCCACTAATACCTAATTGACAGGAATTTTCCCTGTGCAAGTTATGGAAACCTAGTTTCGTTTTTGCTAGACTTTTTCAAGTTTTGTTGAATGGAAGATTTTATTGACATTGGTAGTAGAACGTTTAATTTCTTGTGTTTTGATGAATCATGTACTTGATTGGTATTCCTTTGGGAGTTTCTTGTTTGGTGATGATGTGTTTCTTGTTTAATCTATCCATCTATAAGCAGTACACAGATCAAAAGCTTGTTGGATGTGTAGTTTTTGATTTGCAATACTACAATTGAGATGATATGGCATTGAAAGTtagcttatatatatgtatgggGTCATTTTTATTGTCAGTTATCCGTGTCATATGGCAGTTGTAtagtagtctactaaatagtataACTCAATTTATGTCGTATGTTGAGACAATGGTCAAtacaaaagcttaagctaattgGTTATTATGTCAGCAGATGCTGCTCCACAAGCATGAGCAATAAAATTCTCCTTTGGGCACCTGCTTTGATTTTGATCAAACATCCTAAGAGAGAAGAACTGAAAGCATGAGAAAGTCCCTTTTCAAACAATGTATTATCTTAAAAGCAAGTTCACAGGAATTCacacaatttgttttgttttgtttttgtccagTTTAATCTAGAAAATGAAcattttgattttgggttttttagtttaaaaaagtgccatttaaaaataataattttaaaagtacaaTCGACaagcataattttaaaaaattgcaattaaaAGAGGTAAAACCGTAATTTGAGCTGATGATGAAAAATTGGACATGAATTATATGGAAATTCATGGAAataatgtgacagtaaaaattattaactcATTCAACAAAACAAAGACGTAGACCAGTTCCTGTTCCGGTCCCCACAAGCGGAcagacaaaacataaaacaaaaaacgtACCCACAATCACATATATATCATCTTTAATTTGTTGCATTAACTCATTTCATCattattatttaatagattattatataattaaaataatgtgacagtaaaaattattgATTGCCAAGAGactccctttctcttttttgttcttgATGGTGTGATAAATCTCATGAGCCATAGAGTAATTGTATTCTCATGAATAGATTTGCCTCTATAATTATAAAAGCAGGTTGAGTTGGTCTCACAATTTTGTGAGGAattgtttgattgtttgaaAGATTTCAATTTCACTAATTAAGGATTGAATGCAAACGGAAGAGATTTGATTTTATGATAAAAGAGGAATGGTTGAATAGACTCGGTCTGTTGCAAACGGTGACttgaacaaaataataagaaattgtAGCATGGGGGCAATCTGTTGAGCTAGCAAGCCTAGCATCTCTTTCCCTTCGGGTTGACCAAATTTATTAAACTCCGACCCAACCGACATTAAAAGGGTTTCCAGCTATCACGGGTCGACGCCTATCATGTAGATTAAAAAAATCGGAGCAGTCCATTTCGGGGCCCGGCCCACCCCAACTTTGTTTAGACCAATCTTTTGTGCAATTTACAAAATGAAcattttgattttgggttttttagtttaaaaaaagtgcgatttaaaaataataattttaaaagtacaaTCGacaaacataatttaaaaaaattgcagataAAAGAGGTAAAATCgtaatttgatttttgaaatcaTAGTTTAGCTTTTTAAAagaatgcattttttaaaacactcCTTTCTGCTTTctgtgatttaaaaatgtgattttgttttatttatttatttatgtttccaaacccaaataataaatttttacaatttaatttaaaatccaCTTTTAGCCTTCAAAATGGCGGCATCCTTAGAAAACCCTAGTACCATTGAATTCCCACCAAAATATCCACAACCATCAGGAGCACCTTTAAAATTCCCGTCCTTCGCCCTCTTCGTGTCACAGCCCCAAAACTCTTTACCTTCGATACTACAAATTACCGCGCCCACCAGTTTTGCCTTTTGCGTCTTGTTTCCAGTTTCTCTATCTCTTTCACTCTCAAAAGGTATGTCGTCGATTTATCTTATTTCTTTCGTTCAATTTAGCTTTTGTGTACGAAAATTGGGTTGTTGGTTAATTGTTTATTCTGGGAACCAATCTGACCCCTTCTTCTGTTGTCTTGAGCATCCCAGCTGTTTGATGATAAGCCTCTTAAGCATGAGTGACTaccaattttatgttttttgtataTCTGGGTGTTTATTTTGTGAAACCTGCTCAATCTTAAGAAGCTGGTACTCCTGATGATTGGGTTTTCCTTTGTTTAAGCTTTGGAGTCTTTTCCAAATCTATCCTTGTGTGCGTGCATGTAGAGCTTTCCGGTTGGTAATCTTCTTGAACATTACAGTTTTTGTAGgatttttgttatttggttgGGGGTAGGGGTGTTCACAGTCCTTTCAAGACATTTGGAAAGTTTGTATAAGTGAAAGTGTAGGGTCTAATTCATGTGTGCAGGATCAATTAGGGTACAATTCAAGACACCAAAGAACAAACACTTCACATCATTTATTAAATCAATGGAGTTGGTGTTCCTTTTGCAAATGATACAGCATTTTGTGTCAAGTTCCtagtattcttgaaagcaacaGCTGATTCCGTGAAGGCATTCTTGTTGATAGCTACT from Corylus avellana chromosome ca1, CavTom2PMs-1.0 encodes the following:
- the LOC132175371 gene encoding small ribosomal subunit protein eS25w isoform X2; translation: MAPKKEKAPPPSSKPAKSGGGKQKKKKWSKGKQKEKVNNMVLFDQATYDKLLTEAPKFKLVTPSILSDRLRISGSLARRAIKDLMARGAIRMISSHASQQIYTRATNT